From Aurantimicrobium sp. INA4, one genomic window encodes:
- the rfbC gene encoding dTDP-4-dehydrorhamnose 3,5-epimerase — protein MPIYQLPIPNSFVVQNQVHKDERGEFAEWFRADHFKQATGRDLDLKQGNISVSKKGVVRGIHFADVPPGQAKYVTCPYGSIIDFIVDIRVGSPTFGQWEAVEVNSKLRNAVFLSEGLGHAFVSLQDETVVSYLVTDTFKPDREHGINPLDPDLNIDFGLPTEQLLFSGKDKEAPTLKDALNMGLLPKWLG, from the coding sequence ATGCCAATTTATCAATTACCAATCCCGAATAGTTTCGTAGTTCAAAATCAAGTCCACAAGGATGAACGAGGCGAATTTGCGGAGTGGTTCCGAGCCGATCATTTCAAGCAAGCCACAGGTAGAGATCTTGACTTGAAGCAGGGGAACATTTCTGTTTCCAAAAAAGGTGTAGTTAGAGGAATACATTTTGCGGATGTCCCTCCTGGGCAAGCAAAATACGTAACTTGTCCTTATGGTTCAATAATCGACTTCATTGTTGATATTCGTGTTGGTTCTCCGACCTTCGGGCAATGGGAAGCTGTCGAAGTAAATTCAAAGCTTCGAAATGCTGTTTTTCTTAGTGAAGGTTTAGGGCACGCATTTGTTTCTCTTCAGGATGAAACAGTTGTGAGCTACCTAGTTACTGACACATTTAAGCCAGATCGTGAGCACGGGATTAATCCTCTTGACCCGGATCTCAACATTGACTTTGGGTTACCTACTGAACAACTTCTTTTTTCTGGGAAAGATAAGGAAGCACCAACGCTGAAGGATGCGTTGAACATGGGCTTGCTGCCAAAGTGGCTTGGTTGA
- the rfbA gene encoding glucose-1-phosphate thymidylyltransferase RfbA: MRGIILAGGSGTRLWPITKGISKQLMPIYDKPMVYYPLSTLMMAGIRAVLVITTPEYHDQFKALLGDGSSLGMSLEYAVQPSPDGLAQAFIIGEDFIGDESVALVLGDNIFHGAGLGTSLSDNTDVDGGLIFAYHVSDPTSYGVVEFDSELRAVSIEEKPKNPKSNYAVPGLYFYDNDVIGIAHSIKPSARGELEISSINAHYLEMNKLSVQVLDRGTAWLDTGTFESMMQASEYVRVIEDRQGFKIGCIEEIAWRNGWITTSQLEELAAPLIKSGYGQYLQQLTENYSAL, translated from the coding sequence TTGCGCGGCATTATCTTGGCCGGCGGGTCTGGAACCAGACTTTGGCCTATTACTAAGGGCATTTCTAAACAACTAATGCCCATTTATGACAAGCCGATGGTTTACTACCCCCTCTCAACTTTGATGATGGCCGGTATCCGTGCGGTTCTTGTCATCACTACGCCCGAATATCATGACCAGTTCAAAGCACTTCTTGGTGACGGTTCTTCACTGGGGATGTCACTTGAGTATGCGGTCCAGCCTTCACCTGACGGATTAGCCCAAGCATTTATCATCGGCGAAGATTTTATTGGAGATGAGAGTGTTGCACTCGTTCTAGGTGACAACATTTTCCATGGTGCTGGTTTAGGAACTTCGCTCTCAGACAACACTGATGTGGATGGCGGTTTGATTTTTGCTTACCATGTCTCTGATCCCACGAGCTATGGCGTCGTTGAGTTCGACTCAGAGTTACGAGCGGTTTCTATCGAAGAAAAACCCAAAAACCCGAAGAGTAATTACGCTGTTCCAGGTTTGTACTTCTATGACAATGACGTAATTGGCATTGCGCACAGCATCAAGCCAAGTGCCCGGGGTGAGCTCGAAATTAGTTCGATTAATGCTCATTACCTTGAAATGAACAAACTTAGTGTTCAGGTTCTTGATCGTGGAACAGCTTGGTTGGATACTGGAACATTTGAATCAATGATGCAAGCTTCGGAATATGTACGTGTCATTGAGGATCGCCAAGGCTTCAAAATAGGATGCATTGAAGAAATAGCTTGGAGAAATGGCTGGATTACAACCAGCCAACTTGAAGAATTGGCGGCACCATTGATCAAAAGTGGATATGGACAATATCTTCAGCAGCTCACTGAAAATTACAGTGCACTGTGA
- a CDS encoding glycosyltransferase family A protein, which translates to MRNIAFDPSQPLFQEFLSGMTAHFPEPVESSLDPIFEVKNKSAVTGDKPFLTILMRTQGRRLNAFSDVLTSLYGQTSQDFAVLLLEHDVTDEIHQQLEEVINQFPEDFTERIRQVRVEGGGRARPLNVGIELANSSYIAALDDDDIVFAHWVEEFKKGALLAPGRMIRTICAVQKVEIEEWSDQSFGFRAISWPEIPYAIEYSQLDHLRVNHSPFMSVAFPTAFFSVLGNKFDEELDVCEDWDMILRVGSICGVHQQNALTAIYRNWVGVETSYTEHSETQWRESEQRVIEKLNLAPYVFQTGTIDELRKLAILHHEISAEGSYGFMFKDGVLRRPFRVFIRLISPFIRIAVRARNLLRRVKAKLM; encoded by the coding sequence ATGCGAAACATCGCTTTTGATCCTTCACAACCGCTATTTCAAGAGTTTCTCAGTGGGATGACGGCACACTTTCCTGAACCCGTTGAGTCTTCGTTGGACCCCATTTTTGAGGTGAAGAACAAGTCGGCTGTCACAGGTGACAAACCGTTCCTAACGATTTTGATGAGAACACAGGGTCGACGACTCAACGCTTTTTCGGATGTTCTCACGTCTCTCTATGGACAAACTTCACAAGATTTTGCTGTTTTGTTGCTGGAGCATGATGTTACTGACGAAATTCATCAACAACTTGAGGAAGTAATCAACCAGTTTCCTGAAGATTTTACAGAACGAATCCGGCAAGTAAGAGTTGAGGGCGGGGGGCGTGCTAGACCGCTCAACGTAGGAATTGAATTGGCAAATAGTTCCTATATCGCTGCATTAGACGATGACGATATTGTTTTTGCTCACTGGGTTGAAGAATTCAAGAAGGGTGCTCTCCTTGCCCCCGGCAGAATGATCCGAACAATTTGCGCAGTGCAAAAAGTTGAGATCGAAGAATGGTCTGACCAATCCTTCGGCTTTCGTGCAATTTCGTGGCCAGAAATTCCTTACGCGATTGAGTATTCTCAACTCGATCATCTGAGAGTAAACCACTCGCCATTTATGTCTGTGGCATTTCCAACTGCGTTTTTCTCTGTTCTGGGGAATAAATTCGACGAAGAACTTGACGTGTGCGAAGACTGGGACATGATTCTTCGAGTGGGAAGTATTTGTGGGGTTCATCAGCAAAATGCACTTACTGCTATTTATCGCAATTGGGTAGGCGTCGAAACTTCCTACACAGAACACTCTGAAACTCAGTGGAGGGAATCTGAGCAAAGGGTCATTGAAAAGCTGAACCTTGCTCCATACGTTTTTCAGACCGGAACGATCGATGAGCTAAGAAAATTGGCAATTCTTCATCATGAAATAAGCGCTGAAGGCTCATACGGTTTCATGTTCAAAGATGGGGTGCTGAGGCGTCCATTTAGAGTGTTTATTCGGCTCATTTCACCCTTTATTCGCATCGCAGTTAGGGCAAGAAACCTGCTCAGGCGAGTAAAGGCAAAATTGATGTAA
- a CDS encoding glycosyltransferase, translated as MKQAFSNDILSEELIHAETVAVVTLWSGGMTWSACAESLIRFTSEKVPICIWDDEGPSHEAIAELSRLEKKFNREVFYFRQNKNLGVVGNLNSAFATFINSDVIVLNSDIVVGPDWDQALRKVADSRTDVATVTSLSNGSGLFGIGEIPQLGKRIPTVDEFAALSEKVKQYSAHITPVVPTATSFCTLFTRKAINIVGLLDPEFSPGYGEEVDYSLRCSAYGFVHLAADSALVFHATGESFGDTTQNERKKLNDELVSRRYEYWQPFIDDYISDEDTPLARSKHLAKAALVGLKIVIDAEKVNPDLTGTFEGSSRLINALWQNPMVHSVTLVAPTHALQDLREWSKLHTNSVIDVVSLDELGNEKQYDIAFRPYQDYSGDTWPKVKRIARRNIVWHLDLIATHNPTYSLDFENFKLLDRAVTESLDQADAIGVLTKHVANDLQSTYGGKGLESKLFILQNGPTQSQALAKSNIYPDELQQLDSEPYILVLGTNYRHKNLTWLMRVFLMVRELGWVGRMVVVGPTPSIGGTVEQDYLLAESTIPSAFSFLGRVEEASKRLLLKGAKLVLVPSITEGWGLVPIEAALEGVPVISTDGGGLREVMPSDAVSLNIASDYESAVRIYNLLTNSLLSEKQLQLWVNKARNLSWSDSAESLVHAGRLSLSKASWLEESTIIQQQETDNEVIQPKSRRSQSFSDFFFSISRVFFPLNSKRREYLKKVFPSVRHSRTLS; from the coding sequence ATGAAACAAGCATTTTCCAATGACATTCTTTCTGAGGAATTAATTCACGCAGAAACAGTTGCAGTGGTCACCCTATGGTCAGGAGGTATGACATGGTCAGCTTGCGCAGAAAGCCTCATACGCTTCACGAGTGAAAAAGTCCCAATTTGCATTTGGGATGACGAGGGGCCCTCCCACGAAGCCATTGCCGAATTAAGTCGACTCGAAAAAAAATTCAACAGGGAAGTTTTTTATTTTAGGCAAAATAAAAACTTAGGTGTTGTTGGAAACCTGAACAGCGCGTTTGCAACATTTATAAATTCTGACGTAATTGTTTTGAATAGCGACATTGTGGTTGGACCTGACTGGGACCAAGCCTTGAGAAAGGTTGCTGATTCACGTACAGATGTTGCGACAGTAACTTCGCTCAGTAATGGTTCAGGACTTTTCGGAATCGGAGAAATTCCTCAACTAGGTAAAAGAATCCCAACTGTAGATGAATTTGCAGCGCTATCCGAAAAAGTAAAACAATATTCAGCACACATCACTCCCGTAGTTCCAACAGCAACTAGTTTCTGCACGCTATTCACAAGAAAAGCAATAAACATAGTTGGCTTGCTCGATCCTGAGTTCTCGCCTGGTTATGGTGAGGAGGTTGACTACTCTCTAAGATGTTCGGCCTACGGCTTTGTACACCTTGCCGCTGATAGTGCTCTAGTTTTTCACGCCACGGGTGAGTCATTCGGAGATACAACTCAAAACGAGAGAAAAAAACTCAACGACGAGCTGGTTTCAAGAAGATACGAATACTGGCAACCGTTTATTGATGATTATATTTCTGATGAAGACACCCCTTTAGCTAGGTCTAAACATTTGGCTAAAGCGGCTCTAGTCGGATTGAAAATTGTGATTGATGCTGAAAAGGTGAACCCCGATCTCACAGGGACTTTTGAAGGTTCTTCAAGGTTAATCAATGCTTTGTGGCAAAATCCTATGGTTCATTCAGTAACACTGGTTGCTCCTACCCACGCGTTACAAGATCTCCGTGAGTGGTCGAAATTACACACAAACTCAGTAATTGATGTTGTATCTCTAGATGAACTGGGAAACGAGAAACAATACGATATTGCTTTTAGGCCTTATCAAGACTACAGCGGAGATACTTGGCCAAAAGTAAAACGAATAGCGAGGAGAAATATCGTCTGGCATTTGGATTTAATTGCCACACATAATCCGACTTACTCTCTAGACTTCGAAAACTTCAAGCTGCTTGATAGAGCAGTTACTGAATCGCTTGATCAAGCAGATGCAATTGGTGTCCTAACAAAGCATGTAGCGAATGATTTGCAAAGTACCTATGGCGGTAAAGGACTTGAGTCGAAACTTTTCATACTTCAAAATGGGCCAACTCAATCCCAAGCACTCGCTAAGTCAAACATTTATCCAGACGAACTTCAACAACTGGATTCTGAACCATACATTCTCGTTTTAGGAACAAATTATCGCCATAAAAACTTAACTTGGCTGATGCGGGTCTTCCTTATGGTCCGAGAATTAGGCTGGGTTGGGCGAATGGTGGTGGTTGGCCCAACTCCAAGCATTGGTGGAACCGTGGAGCAAGATTATCTTCTCGCGGAATCCACTATTCCAAGTGCATTTTCATTCTTAGGCAGAGTTGAAGAAGCTTCAAAAAGATTGCTGCTCAAGGGTGCAAAACTTGTACTTGTTCCATCAATTACCGAAGGTTGGGGATTGGTCCCCATAGAAGCTGCACTTGAGGGAGTGCCTGTCATTTCAACTGATGGCGGTGGGCTCAGAGAAGTTATGCCTTCTGACGCTGTTTCTTTGAATATTGCATCAGACTACGAATCTGCCGTAAGAATTTACAATCTACTGACCAACTCATTGCTTTCTGAAAAACAACTTCAGTTATGGGTAAACAAGGCTAGAAATCTAAGTTGGTCTGATTCTGCTGAATCATTGGTTCATGCAGGCCGTCTATCCCTTTCAAAAGCCAGCTGGCTTGAGGAATCGACAATTATCCAACAACAAGAAACTGATAACGAAGTAATTCAACCGAAGTCTCGACGGAGTCAAAGTTTTAGCGATTTCTTTTTCAGTATCTCGAGAGTTTTTTTTCCTTTGAATTCAAAAAGAAGGGAATACCTCAAGAAAGTTTTCCCAAGCGTTAGACATTCAAGGACACTGTCTTGA
- a CDS encoding NAD-dependent epimerase/dehydratase family protein encodes MNLGNVLVTGGAGFIGCALSNQLAMHAERWVVLDSLHPQVHENQVRPTALHESAELIIGDVVDEKIWENIFDDFAPDLVIHLAAETGTAQSMYESSRHALVNVVGTTRLMDALGKAQIFPQQVILTSSRAVYGEGRWQTSEGIAEYPGIRSKQQLESGQWDFSELSPVPSAAQETWPHPTSVYGSTKLDQEHLLSSWGAANNVPITILRLQNVYGPGQSLSNPYTGIVSLFSQLARNGKSIPLYEDGNIVRDFVLIDDVVSALVAASQLQQKEAVLTCDVGSGVPTTISQVATWLSDFYDAKPPHVTGQFREGDVRYAACNIDPTIQLLGWKPQHNLEEGLLKLQQWLQDELSAKGL; translated from the coding sequence ATGAATCTAGGAAATGTTCTTGTAACTGGCGGAGCAGGTTTCATTGGGTGCGCACTGTCAAACCAATTAGCAATGCATGCCGAAAGGTGGGTCGTTCTCGACTCCCTTCACCCACAAGTCCATGAAAACCAAGTGAGACCAACAGCATTGCATGAAAGTGCAGAGCTGATTATTGGTGACGTCGTCGATGAAAAGATTTGGGAAAACATTTTTGACGATTTTGCCCCAGACCTGGTCATACATCTAGCTGCTGAAACCGGGACAGCACAGTCAATGTATGAGTCAAGCCGTCATGCGCTGGTCAACGTTGTTGGTACAACTAGGTTGATGGATGCTCTTGGGAAAGCTCAGATTTTTCCACAACAGGTTATTTTGACAAGTAGTCGTGCTGTCTATGGAGAAGGACGGTGGCAAACGTCTGAGGGAATAGCAGAATACCCAGGTATCAGATCTAAACAACAACTTGAATCCGGGCAATGGGACTTTTCAGAATTAAGCCCAGTTCCTTCCGCAGCACAAGAAACATGGCCGCACCCCACAAGTGTCTATGGCTCAACAAAACTTGATCAAGAACATTTGCTTTCTTCTTGGGGCGCAGCAAACAATGTGCCCATCACAATCTTAAGATTGCAAAATGTTTACGGGCCGGGTCAGTCCTTGTCGAATCCCTATACGGGAATTGTTTCCTTGTTCTCTCAACTGGCGAGAAATGGAAAATCAATTCCCCTTTATGAAGATGGAAATATAGTTCGTGATTTTGTGCTGATCGATGATGTCGTGTCTGCGCTTGTTGCAGCCTCCCAACTTCAACAAAAGGAAGCAGTCTTAACCTGTGATGTTGGTTCGGGTGTGCCCACAACTATTTCTCAAGTGGCAACGTGGCTGAGTGACTTCTACGACGCTAAGCCACCCCACGTAACAGGTCAATTTAGGGAGGGTGATGTTAGATACGCAGCTTGCAACATCGACCCCACGATCCAGCTTCTTGGCTGGAAGCCGCAGCACAACCTAGAAGAGGGGCTACTCAAGCTTCAACAATGGCTTCAAGATGAGTTATCAGCCAAGGGGTTATGA
- a CDS encoding acyltransferase — protein sequence MSESTPLASGKSVSNFVSISQALNGHNNSLGIIRLILASLVIVDHAFPLGGFGKDPFWALTRGQASLGSLAVAGFFAVSGYLIAKSGMSGDVVQFMWRRTIRIFPAYWLVLLVTAFLVAPMIWVAGGQQLLDYFSFAPNGPVYYFTANWTLSIGTYGIYDLLAATTPYGREVGASAFNGSLWTLIYEWRAYLIIAALVAFGLLTRARIIVPMLAIFFFILQLLAALNWDIVVALVPTFMADQYMITLGFTFLVGSVFAVYSKQVVFDDRLGIFTGLLALATLRFGGFSTMGTIAAVYFILYLAARLPKSFQWIGQKNDYSYGVYIYGFLVQQVLAFMGVYQWGFFPYVILSWIVTMGCAWLSWHILEKHALSLKDWGPGRGVRFWYERIRNGKK from the coding sequence GTGAGTGAGTCGACGCCCCTGGCCTCTGGGAAATCTGTATCCAATTTTGTATCCATCTCACAGGCGCTTAACGGTCACAACAACTCGCTAGGAATTATTCGCCTCATTCTTGCCAGCCTGGTTATTGTTGATCACGCCTTTCCTCTTGGCGGGTTTGGAAAAGATCCATTCTGGGCTCTTACGCGTGGACAAGCCTCACTCGGCAGTCTTGCAGTGGCAGGTTTTTTTGCGGTCAGTGGTTATCTGATTGCAAAAAGCGGGATGTCAGGTGACGTTGTTCAATTCATGTGGCGTAGAACAATTCGAATTTTTCCTGCCTATTGGTTAGTACTTCTCGTAACTGCATTCCTCGTTGCACCCATGATCTGGGTTGCAGGAGGTCAGCAACTTCTCGATTATTTTTCTTTTGCTCCCAACGGACCCGTTTACTACTTCACAGCAAACTGGACTTTGAGCATTGGAACATACGGCATTTATGACCTTCTAGCGGCAACAACTCCATACGGAAGAGAAGTAGGTGCCAGCGCATTTAACGGTTCGTTGTGGACCTTGATTTATGAGTGGCGCGCATACTTAATCATTGCTGCTCTTGTTGCCTTCGGCTTACTGACACGGGCACGCATAATCGTGCCCATGCTTGCTATTTTCTTTTTTATTCTGCAGTTATTGGCAGCTCTGAACTGGGACATAGTGGTCGCCCTAGTGCCTACATTTATGGCTGATCAATACATGATTACCTTAGGGTTTACCTTCTTAGTGGGATCAGTGTTTGCCGTCTATTCCAAGCAGGTAGTTTTTGACGACCGCTTAGGAATCTTCACTGGCCTGCTCGCACTAGCCACACTGCGCTTTGGTGGGTTCTCCACAATGGGAACGATCGCTGCTGTGTATTTCATCCTTTATCTTGCAGCTCGACTACCCAAATCGTTTCAATGGATTGGCCAAAAGAATGATTACTCCTATGGCGTTTACATTTATGGCTTCTTAGTCCAACAGGTACTTGCCTTCATGGGCGTATACCAATGGGGTTTCTTCCCCTATGTGATTCTTTCGTGGATTGTCACAATGGGTTGTGCGTGGCTAAGTTGGCACATTCTTGAAAAGCATGCACTTTCTCTCAAGGACTGGGGCCCTGGACGGGGTGTTCGCTTCTGGTACGAGCGCATTCGAAACGGCAAAAAGTAA
- a CDS encoding glycosyltransferase family 2 protein, with amino-acid sequence MSYQPRGYEVPVSLAVQTVIYQNEFPALVRAFRAVVHSAQRAKQKKEIENWVVRWGDCSPEETISQSDIKSLQELAANAGGGFEYLFFGENLGSAQGHNVLAGKSEDDLLLILNPDAEVSPTCIEKLTATLKEGVGSVEARQLPLEHPKNYDPRTLETAWSSTACLLTRKSAFDQVQGFDSKTFFLYCDDVDYSWQLKLRGWKVLYQPSATVFHDKRLGLGGEWLATSSEAYFSAEAALLLAYKYSRQDLVKHLTKLFAKGSAEQRQALDEFKLREKSGTLPTPVDGKHEVAQFIEGNYAKHRF; translated from the coding sequence ATGAGTTATCAGCCAAGGGGTTATGAAGTGCCAGTTTCGTTGGCTGTTCAGACAGTAATTTATCAAAATGAGTTTCCTGCTTTAGTTCGAGCTTTTCGAGCAGTAGTCCATTCTGCGCAAAGAGCGAAACAAAAAAAGGAAATTGAAAATTGGGTTGTTCGCTGGGGTGACTGTTCACCCGAAGAGACGATCTCTCAGTCAGATATCAAATCACTCCAAGAATTAGCCGCAAATGCGGGCGGTGGTTTTGAATACCTTTTCTTTGGAGAAAACCTAGGATCTGCTCAAGGACATAATGTCCTAGCCGGAAAGTCAGAAGATGACCTCCTGCTTATTCTGAATCCAGACGCTGAAGTATCCCCGACATGCATCGAAAAACTGACTGCAACTCTCAAAGAAGGTGTGGGCTCTGTCGAGGCTAGACAACTACCTTTAGAACACCCAAAAAACTACGACCCAAGGACCTTAGAAACTGCCTGGTCCTCGACAGCTTGTCTGCTCACACGTAAATCTGCGTTTGATCAGGTACAAGGTTTTGATAGTAAAACTTTCTTTCTTTATTGTGACGATGTTGATTACAGTTGGCAATTGAAACTTAGGGGTTGGAAAGTTTTGTACCAGCCCAGCGCGACAGTATTTCACGACAAACGTCTTGGACTTGGCGGGGAGTGGCTTGCCACCTCGTCAGAAGCCTATTTCTCTGCGGAAGCAGCTTTATTGCTTGCCTATAAGTACTCAAGGCAAGATTTGGTCAAACATTTGACCAAGTTGTTTGCAAAGGGATCCGCTGAACAACGCCAAGCACTCGATGAGTTTAAACTCCGAGAAAAATCAGGAACACTTCCAACACCAGTTGATGGTAAGCATGAAGTTGCTCAATTTATCGAGGGGAATTATGCGAAACATCGCTTTTGA
- a CDS encoding acyltransferase family protein, which produces MQSLLRLNNSKNYRSDIQVLRGLSVVGVVVFHFWPNLLPGGFIGVDVFFVISGFLMTEYLYPRALIREKSLLSTFWFRRFRRILPLAIFVSCVSMVLSLLTSPVSVQKSNFLDFLGSLSFSLNLIFQNRQVDYLSNDALPSMFQQYWSLAIEEQFYFVFPLALLLFAFGTSFLKLKSTNVLGIFLICAWSVSFCYSVSAYITGTNLYFSSLARFWELLSGALVYLAYRFLEQKKQKIIKEFYVFPLLISLWIGLILCIFLIKPSETYPGFHALFPVLFTSIIILIGSLHRTTTNQFLVVIEMIGLLSFGIYLWHWPLFVTASYIGFEGPINNIYLLIVTCLFSMATFYLIEEPMRKWSPKKNRVKLAVLSSVAIFVIVAFCATQILPQASSAKVAWTEQGICSGANAIGNLSCKNNNVVENFEKLASGGKDLDPNWCLVEPTNDWKSCTYFDQYSNGIAIVGDSHAAALIPAMKVVASKDKEFLKTYTRFGCPGISSRYFEATFHDSVYWEQCTEWSKRVLQEISENEQIDKVIFAGWYSSYPDDNVSKEVRLSEDKVKETFDSLLSKGKQIYVVTDVPDTGGINIPDCIIAAGKGAIDPCSIDGSIKQLSNVVLTTARTTQGVTIIDLYSHICPQINKCSSVIGGIPIYADTNHLSDSFSRTLGLFFHNQLSSNS; this is translated from the coding sequence ATGCAAAGCCTCCTTAGATTAAACAACTCAAAGAATTATCGATCAGATATACAAGTCTTGCGCGGCTTGTCCGTTGTCGGAGTTGTTGTCTTTCATTTCTGGCCGAATTTGCTGCCGGGCGGATTTATCGGCGTTGACGTTTTCTTTGTCATCTCAGGTTTTTTGATGACGGAGTATTTGTACCCGCGCGCGCTAATTCGCGAAAAATCACTACTAAGCACTTTTTGGTTTAGGAGATTTAGGAGGATATTGCCCTTGGCAATATTCGTGAGTTGCGTTTCTATGGTTTTGTCTTTATTGACTTCGCCAGTTTCCGTTCAGAAGAGTAACTTTCTTGATTTCTTGGGTTCGTTAAGTTTTTCACTCAATCTCATCTTTCAAAATAGGCAAGTTGATTACCTTTCAAACGATGCGTTGCCGTCAATGTTTCAACAATATTGGTCGCTTGCAATTGAGGAGCAATTTTATTTTGTTTTTCCGCTTGCCCTACTTTTATTTGCGTTTGGGACATCTTTCCTTAAGCTCAAATCCACCAATGTTCTGGGCATATTTCTAATCTGTGCATGGTCGGTTTCATTCTGTTATTCCGTATCTGCCTATATAACTGGTACCAACCTGTATTTCAGTTCTCTCGCCAGATTTTGGGAACTTCTTTCAGGTGCCCTTGTTTACCTTGCTTACAGATTCCTTGAGCAAAAGAAGCAGAAAATAATCAAAGAATTTTATGTTTTTCCTCTCTTAATTTCATTGTGGATTGGCTTGATTCTTTGCATATTCCTCATCAAACCTTCCGAAACCTATCCGGGGTTTCATGCTCTTTTTCCAGTTCTTTTCACTTCGATAATCATCTTGATTGGTTCTTTACATCGAACAACTACAAACCAATTTTTGGTTGTCATCGAAATGATTGGGTTGTTATCTTTCGGAATTTATTTATGGCACTGGCCTCTATTCGTAACAGCTAGCTATATAGGTTTTGAGGGCCCAATCAACAATATTTATTTACTTATAGTGACTTGTCTTTTTTCAATGGCTACCTTTTATCTAATTGAAGAACCCATGCGGAAATGGTCGCCCAAAAAAAATAGAGTCAAGCTTGCTGTTCTGTCTTCTGTTGCGATTTTTGTGATTGTGGCATTTTGTGCAACACAAATTTTGCCCCAGGCTAGTTCTGCGAAAGTTGCATGGACAGAGCAGGGGATTTGTAGCGGCGCGAATGCAATTGGAAATTTGTCTTGTAAAAACAACAATGTTGTTGAGAATTTTGAAAAGTTAGCATCAGGTGGAAAAGATCTCGACCCGAATTGGTGTTTAGTTGAGCCAACTAATGATTGGAAATCTTGTACCTACTTTGATCAATACTCAAACGGGATTGCAATAGTGGGGGATTCTCATGCTGCCGCATTGATACCGGCGATGAAAGTTGTGGCCTCAAAAGATAAAGAATTTTTGAAAACATACACTAGATTCGGCTGCCCAGGGATTTCTTCAAGATATTTCGAAGCTACATTTCATGATTCTGTTTATTGGGAACAGTGCACAGAATGGTCCAAACGTGTGCTTCAAGAAATTTCAGAAAATGAGCAAATTGACAAGGTTATTTTTGCAGGTTGGTATAGCAGCTACCCTGACGACAATGTTTCAAAAGAAGTAAGGCTGTCAGAAGACAAAGTAAAAGAAACTTTTGATTCACTATTGTCCAAAGGGAAGCAAATTTACGTAGTTACTGATGTGCCAGATACAGGGGGAATAAATATCCCAGATTGCATAATTGCAGCTGGTAAGGGAGCAATTGACCCATGCTCAATAGATGGATCGATTAAGCAATTATCAAATGTTGTTTTGACCACAGCGCGAACAACTCAAGGTGTAACAATAATCGACTTGTATTCGCACATTTGCCCCCAAATAAATAAATGCTCTTCGGTGATCGGCGGCATTCCCATTTATGCTGACACCAACCACCTAAGCGATTCGTTTTCGAGAACACTTGGTTTGTTTTTTCACAATCAATTATCTTCGAATTCTTGA
- a CDS encoding FkbM family methyltransferase, translated as MSEKSLMDCVFDPINVILKPCICVRVGQVDLLLPADDLVVTPYIQNNRTWDPEVSAWLRHFAQQSEVFMDVGTMIGYFGQQTFQANPNLRIHLIDPDEFNLRIAYENVRNQPNTTLYNCAITPKNSENWVITRDSKNFGNSRVQHSGVFQDHNSIKTVNLAEAIAEVRADLVKVDIQGLEESILSELIPDELPNLITIISEVSLPEWENPESFMPMIQAFRRHGFRVFIIQGQRLLLEIKNVLTESMNILLTGDHVDLIFDRGGRVADVQD; from the coding sequence TTGAGTGAAAAATCATTGATGGATTGCGTCTTTGACCCCATAAATGTCATCTTGAAGCCCTGTATTTGTGTTCGTGTAGGTCAGGTCGATCTTCTACTTCCTGCAGATGATCTAGTAGTTACTCCTTATATTCAAAACAACAGAACATGGGACCCCGAGGTCTCTGCCTGGTTGAGACACTTTGCGCAACAATCTGAAGTTTTCATGGATGTAGGGACGATGATTGGCTACTTTGGACAACAAACATTTCAAGCTAATCCAAATTTGAGGATTCATCTGATTGATCCAGATGAATTTAATCTAAGAATTGCATACGAAAATGTCAGGAATCAACCGAATACAACTCTCTACAACTGTGCAATTACACCAAAAAATTCAGAAAACTGGGTGATCACCAGAGACAGTAAAAATTTCGGGAACTCTCGCGTCCAACACAGCGGAGTCTTTCAGGATCACAATTCAATTAAGACCGTCAACCTTGCAGAGGCGATTGCGGAGGTTAGGGCAGATTTAGTAAAAGTCGATATCCAAGGATTGGAAGAGTCCATCCTTAGCGAATTAATCCCTGATGAATTGCCCAACCTTATCACCATCATTTCAGAGGTATCTCTCCCTGAGTGGGAAAATCCCGAATCGTTCATGCCAATGATTCAGGCGTTTAGGAGACATGGATTCAGGGTTTTCATTATTCAGGGACAACGACTACTACTTGAGATCAAAAATGTACTAACCGAAAGCATGAACATTCTGCTCACAGGAGACCATGTAGACCTGATCTTTGACAGAGGTGGGAGAGTTGCAGATGTACAAGACTAA